In the Solanum pennellii chromosome 5, SPENNV200 genome, one interval contains:
- the LOC107020908 gene encoding nudix hydrolase 2-like isoform X2: MLVEPAVKEGFYYHHAEPKYLMLVSWLPGTANTIPANATHRVGIGAFVVNERNEVLVVQEKSGRFRGTGVWKFPTGVVDEGEDISDAAVREVKEETGVNAKFLELLAFRQSHKSFFDKSDLFFVCMLQPLSHDIQMQEREIEAAQWMPFEQYAAQPFVQGHDLLRYISDICSAKMEGRYTGFSPVPTVTGFSAKKTYLYMHGNVRTTGSSNDP; the protein is encoded by the exons ATGCTTGTTGAACCTGCTGTGAAG GAAGGATTTTATTACCACCACGCAGAACCAAAATACTTGATGCTTGTGAGTTGGCTGCCTGGAACTGCTAACACTATTCCAGCAAATGCTACACATAGAGTGGGTATTGGTGCTTTCGTAGTGAATGAAAGGAATGAG GTGCTAGTTGTCCAAGAAAAGAGTGGACGATTCCGTGGAACCGGTGTGTGGAAGTTTCCTACCGGAGTTGTTGATGAG GGTGAAGATATATCTGATGCAGCTGTCAGAGAAGTGAAAGAAGAGACGGGG GTTAATGCGAAGTTTTTAGAATTACTGGCATTCAG GCAAAGTCACAAGTCATTCTTTGACAAGTCAGATCTATTTTTCGTCTGCATGCTGCAACCTCTTTCCCATGATATCCAGATGCAAGAGAGAGAAATAGAGGCAGCCCAG TGGATGCCATTTGAACAATATGCAGCTCAGCCATTTGTCCAAGGACATGATCTTCTCAGATACATCTCTGACATATGCTCGGCGAAGATGGAGGGTAGGTATACAGGCTTCTCACCAGTTCCTACAGTAACCGGTTTTTCTGCAAAGAAAACCTACTTGTACATGCACGGCAATGTCAGAACAACCGGTAGCAGCAACGACCCCTAA
- the LOC107020908 gene encoding nudix hydrolase 2-like isoform X1, translating into MIIKYICRSTFLPPRTSFFISKRHFLSCRPVKLSFCQNQGKLTKIRCGIINLNTRSSMSCSATPAMAKEKEMEQVDKILAAKEDDYGGVTVEMTNEPLDPSVFASLLRASLSHWRQQGKKGVWIKLPIELVMLVEPAVKEGFYYHHAEPKYLMLVSWLPGTANTIPANATHRVGIGAFVVNERNEVLVVQEKSGRFRGTGVWKFPTGVVDEGEDISDAAVREVKEETGVNAKFLELLAFRQSHKSFFDKSDLFFVCMLQPLSHDIQMQEREIEAAQWMPFEQYAAQPFVQGHDLLRYISDICSAKMEGRYTGFSPVPTVTGFSAKKTYLYMHGNVRTTGSSNDP; encoded by the exons ATgataatcaaatatatatgtcGTTCTACTTTTCTTCCACCAAGAACTTCATTTTTTATCTCAAAACGTCACTTCTTGTCTTGCCGTCCGGTGAAACTCAGTTTCTGCCAAAATCAAG GCAAATTGACCAAGATTAGGTGTGGAATTATTAATCTAAATACAAGGTCATCAATGAGTTGCTCTGCAACTCCGGCAATGGCAAAGGAGAAAGAAATGGAACAAGTGGATAAAATATTAGCTGCAAAAGAGGATGACTATGGTGGGGTGACGGTTGAAATGACTAATGAGCCATTGGACCCTTCTGTCTTTGCTTCTTTGCTTAGAGCTTCACTTTCTCATTGGAGACAACAG GGTAAAAAAGGTGTTTGGATCAAATTGCCTATTGAGCTTGTAATGCTTGTTGAACCTGCTGTGAAG GAAGGATTTTATTACCACCACGCAGAACCAAAATACTTGATGCTTGTGAGTTGGCTGCCTGGAACTGCTAACACTATTCCAGCAAATGCTACACATAGAGTGGGTATTGGTGCTTTCGTAGTGAATGAAAGGAATGAG GTGCTAGTTGTCCAAGAAAAGAGTGGACGATTCCGTGGAACCGGTGTGTGGAAGTTTCCTACCGGAGTTGTTGATGAG GGTGAAGATATATCTGATGCAGCTGTCAGAGAAGTGAAAGAAGAGACGGGG GTTAATGCGAAGTTTTTAGAATTACTGGCATTCAG GCAAAGTCACAAGTCATTCTTTGACAAGTCAGATCTATTTTTCGTCTGCATGCTGCAACCTCTTTCCCATGATATCCAGATGCAAGAGAGAGAAATAGAGGCAGCCCAG TGGATGCCATTTGAACAATATGCAGCTCAGCCATTTGTCCAAGGACATGATCTTCTCAGATACATCTCTGACATATGCTCGGCGAAGATGGAGGGTAGGTATACAGGCTTCTCACCAGTTCCTACAGTAACCGGTTTTTCTGCAAAGAAAACCTACTTGTACATGCACGGCAATGTCAGAACAACCGGTAGCAGCAACGACCCCTAA
- the LOC107020950 gene encoding probable histone-arginine methyltransferase 1.3 has translation MEVSVKENEFVVLSISEVSSSSSTSFSKSEPVFARFGSGSGAPELRFGQESQSGADIVINLRGSQLFRLGPAESLFISEVFEDNKETGYSRGISIQFKNKEESRSFHCAFEQWKTEMVVQGPPLPNGAVSTSTSKFDEKIEASSAKMYFHYYGQLLHQQNMLQDFIRTGTYYAAVIENRADFLGRVVVDVGAGSGILSLFAAQAGAKHVYAIEASEMAEHAKKLIAGNPSLNERITVIKGKVEEVELPVKADILISEPMGTLLVNERMLESYVIARDRFLVPNGKMFPAVGRIHVAPFSDEYLYLEIANKAIFWQQQSYFGVDLTPLQRSAYEGYFSQPVVDAFDPRLLVAPAISHAINFTLIKEEDLYEIEIPLKFACSVSTRIHGLACWFDVLFNGSTVPRWLTTAPGAPTTHWYQLRCVLSQPLYVMPGQEITGNFRLVAHRAQSYTIYLTLSATVGDMLQTSSGKLDLKEPYYRMSQPQVYSSAQEPNQLLQTQDVLTQSWVEDGLVPVQQPSPNHGVELHTL, from the exons ATGGAGGTTTCTGTGAAGGAAAACGAATTTGTGGTTTTATCGATTTCGGAGGTTTCATCTTCTTCGTCTACTTCGTTTTCGAAATCGGAACCGGTTTTTGCTCGGTTTGGTTCGGGTTCTGGAGCTCCGGAGCTCCGATTTGGACAGGAGTCTCAATCCGGTGCCGACATTGTGATCAATCTTCGAGGTTCACAG TTATTCAGGCTAGGACCTGCAGAGTCTCTGTTCATATCTGAAGTTTTTGAAGACAAtaaggag ACAGGCTATTCCCGGGGAATCTCCATCCAATTTAAAAACAAGGAGGAAAGTAGGTCCTTCCATTGTGCATTTGAGCAATGGAAGACAGAAATGGTTGTTCAAG GGCCTCCCCTGCCAAATGGAGCAGTATCAACTTCAACAagtaaatttgatgaaaaaatagAGGCATCTTCTGCTAAAATGTATTTTCACTACTATGGGCAACTATTGCATCAACAAAATATGTTGCAGGATTTTATAAGGACAG GAACCTATTATGCTGCTGTAATTGAGAACCGTGCTGATTTTCTTGGTCGTGTAGTGGTTGATGTTGGAGCTGGTAGTGGTATTTTGTCATTATTTGCAGCTCAG GCTGGTGCAAAACATGTTTATGCCATAGAGGCATCTGAAATGGCCGAACATGCTAAAAAGCTTATTGCAGGAAATCCATCGTTGAATGAGAGAATTACA GTAATCAAAGGAAAGGTTGAAGAAGTAGAGTTACCTGTGAAAGCCGATATCTTAATCTCTGAGCCAATGG GTACTTTGTTAGTTAATGAAAGAATGCTGGAGTCTTATGTGATTGCAAGAGATCGGTTTCTAGTTCCAAATGGAAAAATGTTTCCTGCAGTGGGAAG AATACACGTGGCACCATTCAGTGATGAATATTTGTATCTGGAAATTGCAAATAAG GCTATTTTTTGGCAGCAACAGAGCTATTTTGGGGTTGATTTAACACCCTTGCAAAGATCTGCATATGAAGGATACTTTTCTCAG CCAGTGGTTGATGCTTTTGATCCAAGGTTATTGGTAGCTCCTGCAATATCTCATGCCATTAACTTCACTTTAATAAAG GAAGAAGATCTATATGAAATTGAGATCCCATTGAAATTTGCATGTTCTGTTAGCACTAGAATTCATGGGCTGGCTTGCTGGTTTGATGTACTATTCAATGGAAG CACTGTACCGAGGTGGCTTACCACTGCTCCTGGTGCACCTACAACTCACTGGTATCAGCTTCGGTGTGTATTGTCACAGCCACTTTATGTCATGCCAGGACAGGAGATAACTGGCAACTTTCGCCTGGTTGCCCATAGGGCACAAAGTTATACCATTTATCTAACATTGTCAg CTACTGTTGGAGATATGCTCCAAACGTCCTCTGGAAAACTTGATCTGAAGGAGCCATATTACAGGATGTCCCAACCACAAGTATATTCATCGGCACAAGAACCTAATCAGCTATTACAAACGCAG GACGTACTAACACAATCTTGGGTTGAAGATGGCTTAGTCCCAGTGCAACAACCTTCTCCAAATCATGGCGTTGAGCTACATACACTTTGA
- the LOC107019894 gene encoding uncharacterized protein LOC107019894, protein MRFSTILAHLCPRIIFELIQKQEGLYIFADREVRTKTMARPFNIFALKLQIHCKYCARELKKELLNIKGVRSVKINQELGKVIISGKVDPEKILFKFQKVGREAELWCEQERPLKDVNVLPKVTDPLNDPDIMTQLEKFSDDPSVISVEVTKTIKVIFKGESRNGPTEKTMEINTSTKNVKEAHDHCDHSHGGGLCGASSSCCGGHSAVSHNLNPRCCQYGNTTSLGSSCAHGRNSCYYPSQYGNNPNFGPCCAHSRNSCYNYCGRYGNTGYGSCYPNGISPSAGTIWSNDNISSAPPLPDDYYQVPSSLAMPNNNYYQATPPFSTLLDEYHQAAPSLAIPHTYYSFLNENKSGCTIL, encoded by the coding sequence ATGCGTTTCTCAACTATTCTTGCCCATCTTTGCCCCAggattatttttgaattaatacAAAAACAAGAAGGCTTATATATATTTGCTGATAGAGAAGTGAGAACTAAAACAATGGCACGTCCTTTCAACATCTTTGCTCTCAAGCTACAAATACACTGCAAGTATTGTGCAAGGGAACTGAAAAAAGAGCTGCTAAATATCAAGGGAGTTCGTTCGGTGAAAATCAATCAAGAACTTGGAAAAGTAATCATCTCAGGCAAAGTAGACCCTGAAAAGATCCTATTCAAGTTCCAAAAGGTTGGGAGAGAAGCAGAACTCTGGTGTGAACAAGAACGACCTCTTaaagatgttaatgtgctacCGAAAGTGACTGATCCACTGAATGATCCTGATATTATGACACAACTAGAGAAATTTTCTGATGACCCCAGTGTTATAAGTGTGGAGGTGACCAAAACTATCAAGGTGATTTTCAAAGGGGAATCAAGAAATGGGCCTACTGAAAAAACTATGGAGATTAACACCAGCACCAAAAATGTGAAAGAAGCCCATGATCATTGTGATCATTCTCATGGTGGTGGACTTTGTGGTGCTTCTTCATCATGTTGTGGTGGTCACTCTGCTGTAAGTCATAATCTTAATCCCAGATGTTGCCAATATGGTAACACTACTAGTTTGGGTTCTAGTTGTGCACATGGAAGAAACTCATGTTATTACCCTAGCCAATATGGTAATAATCCCAACTTTGGTCCTTGTTGTGCACATAGCAGAAACTCATGCTATAATTACTGTGGGCGATATGGTAATActggttatggttcttgttatCCAAATGGCATTTCTCCATCAGCGGGAACAATATGGAGTAATGATAATATTTCCTCAGCCCCACCTTTGCCAGATGACTATTATCAGGTGCCATCATCCTTGGCAATGCCCAACAACAATTATTATCAGGCAACTCCGCCATTCTCAACATTGCTAGATGAATACCATCAAGCAGCACCATCCTTGGCAATACCTCACACCTATTACAGTTTCTTAAATGAGAATAAGAGTGGCTGCACAATCCTATGA